CCAAAAAGACAGAATCGGAAAAAAAACCCCCTTTTAGTTCGACATTTTCTCCCAAGCTGCAATTATCAAGGACAACCGGCGCCTCTTCGCCCAGTTTCACGCCCGCACTGAGCAACGTCTTTTTGCCGGTTATTCTTGTTCCGCCGAAGAGCACAACGCCATTTGCGGCAATACGTTCCGGGTCCACCTCTGCGCCGATTTCCACCAAACCGGGATTCGGCATGGTGACCCCTTTTTCCCGCAGTCTAATCACGGTTTCCGGTATTTTCATGTCCATAAGAGAAACCCGCTGCTGGAAGTCCGTGCCGCGTGCCGGAATTTAATTTCCACCAAAATCCCTTGCCTGCATAGCCGCAACAGCACCCTGGAGATCGGTAAATTCATTCCCCTTCGTCGCCAAGTTGCAGCTTAATTAGCTTCTTCTGAAGCGTGTTGCGATTTATTCCGAGATAGGATGCCGCCGCGCTCTTGACCTGGTTTGTCCGCCGCAGGGAAATGCGCAGTAGCGACCGGTCCACCATCTCCATTACCTCATCGTAGATACGGCTTTTATTTATACCCGGTTGGAACAAGATAGCGGTTATATCATCAAGATTTTTTTCCAAAATCCTTTCCGCCACATCCTTCGGAGTTGTCTGCGTTGAACGCAGCGCCAACCCGTTTCCATTTTTCTTCGCTGCCATAATCACACTCAACCACCCTCTCTTGCCGGATAGGAGGACATCCCGCCACAGACGAACCACCTGAATAATTGCCTAAACTCATAAAATAAAAGGGTACATCTTCAAGACGATAATACCGGTTAGCAAAACAGCGGCCACCCAGACTAAAGCAACTCCGGCCACCCCCACCGGTTTTTCTTCAACCAGAAAACGCGCTGCGTCTTCAACCCTGTCGGTTTCGACATGAGACAGGAGATCTTCCGCCAAAAGGTTAAATTTTTCATAATAATTTGAAATTATGAAGAAACCGACGGCAGTTGTGAGCAAGATATAAGACTTGTTTTTTATCGTCAAGCCTCCCACATGGGTTATCGCTTCCCATGGCAGTTTTTTCTGGTTCAGAAGCCTGCGGAGAAAGAGGCCGTTTTCGTCAATGGTCACTCTGCGCCAGAGTGATTCCCAAAACAGATATGCCGTCCCGATAAAAAAAACTGTGAATAATGCCTTTTCAAGCGCAGAACCTACCACCATGAGCGATATCATCACTAAACACAGCAACAACAAGGCATCGATGCCGAGTGAGAAGCGCAACTCAATCTTTATTCTATAATTACGCATGATTCATACTAATCTGCGGAATAATGGCAGTTTCTTCAAGCCTTTGCCTCAGGTCTGACAAAAACCCCGCTCTTGCCGCCTTCCTTTCTGATAAGCTTGATGTCGGTCAAAATAATTTCCCGATCAACTGCCTTGCACATATCATAAATAGTCAGCGCCGCGACCGCAACCGCGGTCATGACTTCCATCTCGATACCCGTCCGGCCAATCATCCCGGCTTTCGCCTCGATCACAATCTCCCCTGCGGAAACATCGGTCAAAAAGGAAAGTTCAATCGCCGTCATTTCCAGGGGATGACACATCGGTATCAGCTCCGGCGTCTTTTTGGCCGCCATAATGCCAGCGATGCGCGCCGTGGAGAAAACATCCCCCTTCGGCATCCCTCCCTCCTGAATCAGCGCCGCTGTTTCCGGGCGCATCAGCACCCTTCCCCTGGCGGTTGCCTGACGATGGGTTGCGGGTTTGGCCGTTACGTCAACCATGCGTGCCTGGCCTTTTTCGTCGAGATGGGACAGCTCTTTCATTGTTACCCTTTCCATGCTGCGCAACTGAGAGTTTGGACGGCTTAACACAGCAGGCTAACGCCGTCAAGAAGGACAATCTTTACCCCGGTACGTCATTGCCCTTGATGCCGGAGCACAATGGGCCCCGCGGTTCACAAAGCAACTGCCAATCGCCGCCATTCCGAGCAGGGAATAGCTAAAGATGGTTGATGCCGTCATCCTGCTGTTCCTTGTTTTCTTTGAGTTTTTTTTCAAGGAACTCCTTCGCTATGTCTTTGCCTCCCAGTCCAAAGGCCAATGAGAGCGCTAAAACCATGCCGCTAAACACGACGGCAAAGGCAATTTCTACCGTTTCCTTTCCGATGCCGACATGTTCCAGAGCCATTGTCACGGATAGCGCTACAATTATATACTTTACGAAAGCCGCCACAAAACGGGAAAAAGTTATCCCGGCGTTCACCGCCGCTATCAGAACCGTTCGTCCCAGAAAATTGCCGAGCAGCCAGCCGGACAGCAGTATCAGGAGGGCAATAACAATATTAGGGAGATAGAAAAGGAATTTTTCCACCAACCTAACCAGGATATCTATTTCCAGGGCTCTCATGGCAAGCAGGGTAAAGATCAGAAAGATCACGCCTCCGAAAAATTTTGCCAGCAGCAAAGAAAGGGCATCCTTAACACCGCCTTTCTTCAACAATTCCTGGAATCCCAGACGTCTCGAAAAGCTGTTGAGACCGATGGCTTTAAAAAGCCATTCCAAACAAAATTTTATAGCCAGCGAGATGACAAGGCCTGTTAGAAATATAAATAACGAAGTCAGAATATTGGGCAGAAAGACCAGAATACTCTCTACGCTTTTTGCAGCTGGTTCAAGAATTATCCTATCCATTAAATTCATCGGCTTCTCCTTTCATATCTGCCAGTTTTCGGAGAGAATATGTTTCTTTCTCTCAAACAGCCGGCACAATTCCTCGATCTTCTCTTCAACCTCCGCCGCGTCGCTTTCTATGGTTTCTTTTACAAAGGAAGCCGTTCTGCCGATGTACAGAGGGGTAAGCGCTTTGAGAAGATGTTCACGGTTTATCATCCGGGTATGAGCCGCCAGGGCAAAGCTGTAGATGATCCCAGCCCAGGCTTCGTCAGAAAAAGAGAATTCTGCTTCAGGAAGTTCCGCTACCCGCAAAAGATATCCAATTACCTTACGGGGAAGAAATTTTCCCCATATATCGACGAGTTCCCTGACTCCGAGTCTGAATCTTTCAATCATTCTCTGAATATTCACGGAAACAGGCTCCAACCCGACGGCATACCTGAAGCCAAACGTGGGTATCGGTTTTGAGGCTGTAACAGTTTCCCATTCTTTTGCATAATCTTCCATAAGGTCAAAGGCGGCGCCCACAACCTGATACAGCATCGCACTCAAATCGGCGCCGGGATCCTTGGCGTCGTGAATCTTTGCACCGAGGAATGATTGACATATTCTGTAATCGTTCGCGATAGCGGTTGTCGTCATCCATATGTCGATCCCGTATCTAGCCACATCCGTATCCCAGACATCTTTTGCGAGATAGAATGAGGCAAGCTCTCCGGAGAAACCAAAATCCCCTCCAATGGGCTGCCGCACCTGCTTTCCGTAGAGCGCCCTGGTTAAGGGATAAACAATGCTGTTGGTTATGGTTCCGTCATATTTATGTCTGTGGTATAAAGGGGCGACAAAATCGAAATCGCCCCTCAAGACGGGCTTGACAAGCAGTTCAACCCATTCGGGGGTAATGCTTCGGAGATCGGAATCAACCACAATGCAGGCCTTGGCCTGGAGCAGTTCCGCCACGCTGAAGATGGTTCTGAAGGCGCTGCCTTTTCCGGGAATACCGTGATACGGGGTGGTAATTTTCAGCGCCGGTTCCTTGCGATGCGTTAAAAGTATAGAATCAAAATCGTCAATTGCAGCGTCCTGGACGGTCTTGACCGTACTGTCGGTTGAACCTCCATCGGAATTGACAATCACGGCCTTGCACTCGGGAAAATATTTGGACAGTCCCGCTTGAACAGCGCGAACGACATGCCCGATGGTCGCTGCATTATTGAAACTGGGGATGCCGACAAGAATGTCCGTTTTTTTCAGGTCATGAATCTTGTTAAGCACATCATCTTTGAGAACGGTGTTTTTCATGAAATGCCCTTTTATCCGAAAATTGCCCCTCCGTTATTCACTGAGCTTGCACTAGCGATTTTCCTCTTCCACCACAGCATATAGCCTGTCGGAAAAATCCGGGATTGCCGCCCATACTCGTTTCCAGGCGGCAAGCATGGGACAACCGACTGGATCGTTCACGAATTCGTCCATTGCCATTTTCAGCGAAGTGACGAAGGCCTCCACCGCCTCCACTTCCTGATGCCGGTCATATTCAAGGCCGTTGAGCAGCGCCAGCGCATTGTATTTTTCGATCGCAATTCGGGATTCCTGCATATATGCGGTAAGCAGGGTTCGAAAAAACGCCTCGCTCATAACCAGTCCATCCTCGCTCAAGACCCGAAACAGGGCGTTGCCGATGTCGGTCGCCATTCTGATTAACCCTTGCGTCGCATGAGCTTTATCCAGTTTTTGATGTTTGTGTTCATAGGATTCAATGACTTCGACCTGACATATTCGATTAACGGAGGTCTTCTGGTAAACCTCGCTTAGCATCGAAACCTCCAGCCCCCAGGTTGGGGAGATGCGGATGCCCTTCGCCAAATGGGTGTCAAAAGCAAACTCCCCGGACAGGGCATAACGAAAATTGCCCAGATATTCGATGAAGGCGTTGTAACCGAGCATTCTCCTGAGCGTCTGAATAAGCGGCGTGTAGAATAGTCTCGTAACCCTTCCATAGAGTCTGTCTGTCACCCGCGCGTAGTACCCCTTGCTGAACTCGAAATCCAGACCGGGATGCACGACCGGGTAGAGCAGTCGCGAAACTATCTCCCGCTGATAGTTTACGATATCGCAATCGTGCAAGGCAATCGCGTAAACATCGCTGTGAGCGAGGATATAACCGATCGACATCCATACCGAACGGCCTTTGCCGGGAATTTCCATTTGGAAATCGGCAGACGCCAGCTCACCCAGCAAACGCTTCATCCGGGGGCCATCATGCCAGATAACCCGCACCTCGACCGGCAGCGAAGCCATCATATTTTTGGCCTGCAAAAACTGCGCTTCGTCGGCTCTGTCAAGTGATAAAACTATCCGGTGGAGATAATCTATTCCCTTCAGTTCTTTGATGATTTTGGGCATCGCCGGCCCTTTAAACTCCGAAAAAAGCGCCGGCAGCAAAAGAACCATTTTCCGCTCGTCGGAAACCTTCTTCAGTTCGAGATCGATCTCGCCGGCTGATCTATTCCCAAGTTTTTGCAGTGTCGTAATTACACCGTTCTGACAAAAGTCAGCCATTTTATTACCTCCTTAGTAAACAATTTTTTCCCCTAAGGGCGGGCAAACACTTTCCCGGGGAAATCACCACCAGCGAGATCATTCAGTATCGCTCCGACAGCGCTGTTCCATCCGCGGCATCCGGGTTCACCCGCCCGAACAAGCCCCGGCAATTCAATATTCAGAAACCCCTGCTGTGGACGGGGAATCAGAACCGGGATATCAACCTGCTGGAGCATCGGCAGATCATTCTCGCTGTCGCCGATCCCGACGGTCACTAACGCCGTTTCCATTCCATCTTTACGGTAGATATCGATTAATCTATTCACCGCGACGCCCTTGTCCTGTCCGGCGCCAAGCAGATGAAAGAAACGGCCGCCTTTCGTTATCTTAAATCCCTCCCGGCGGGCCATCCTTTCTATTTCACGAATATCCTCGTCATTTTCCGCCAGGAAAGGCTCCGTAAATTCTCTGCGCCTGGCCCGCCCGACGTCAATATCAGACATGCCGGTCAACTCGGCAATCTCGGCGGTCTTCATGTCGCCGAAACCCCTTATCGCAAAACGGGAAGCCGCTTTTACGAAAAACGTTCGGATATTCCCATACGATGCACCCAAACGGATAAAGGTATATTTGCCTTTTTTCTCACCACCCGCCAGGTTTTTCATCCCCAGCGAATCCGGGAAAAAAATTCCGCCGCCGTTCTCTGTGATAAAAGGATCGGCAATATTCATTTTCGTTTGCAGATGTTCCACCTCGGTTCTGGTTTTGCTGGTCACCATAACCAAAGGAATGCCGGCTGCCTTGATCTTTTCCAAGGTCGGCACGGCCTCCGCATACAGATAATCTTCCTGGTTAAGGAGGCTTCCGTCAAGATCTGTAAAAATTAAAATACGCACCAGAAATGTCTCACTGCGGGCATGATTGCCCTGCTGATGGCAAATTGCTGTTAGTAAACCTCAATGCTGCTGCAAGAAGTGTTTCCCGGTTTTTTAAGACCTTGGTCGTACTTATCAGAAATCAGCAGCAGATTCAACCAGCAAAGCCGATAAAATTTCCTCACCGGCTGGCGCCGCCCCTGAAATAAATAATCTTTTGACATTCGCTGTATTTTTATGTAAGAGACTCTATTATGTTGTCAATGTCATTTAATAAAGGAGGAATGCATGAAGAAATTATTTTTGGTCGCCATGGCAGCGCTTTTTCTCGCCGGGTGCGGCGCCGCCGCAAGAGAATCGGGCTTCTACGAACACGACACTATGTACAAAGACTGGGAACATTTGAAATTCAGTATTTGCGGTTATCCCAGTGCGGATAAAAAGGACGCCCAGGTATCAAAAACCGGAAATTGGTGGGGTAAGGAAATTGACGTAACCGGGAAATAGTTGTTTGAATTAAGCAGGCTTATTGTTACAAATTTTCTGTATCTGGATACAATAAGCCTGCCGCTGTAATTGCCCTGTCCAGTTTTCTCGGCTTTACCATACGCACGCACAGAAGAATGCTACGTCCTGTATTTGATGCCTTTCTGCGACACGCTTCATTTTCCCCGAGATATATTTTTCATATAAATTCTAATCTCGAAAAATATAATCATTCGGCAAGAGCCTGTTGCAGAAAGGAATTTTAAAAATACTTCCTTGTTCAACATTGAGATTAAGGATAAAAGCTATGACTATAAAAACGTTTGCCTTAATGCTTGTTTTTGCGGTTTTGGCCCTCTTTGCCATCGTCAACTGGAATTCGTTTATGGCCCCCACCAGCCTGTGGCTTCTGATTACATCGATCAATGCGCCGCTGGGATTGATCATGCTTGGCTTCATTGCGCTGATCACCCTGTTGTTTTTAATCTATATCGCCTATCTCCAATCTGCCCAACTGTCAGAATCAAGGCGTTTCAACAAAGATTTGAACTCCCTGCGCGAACTGGCCGAGAAGGCGGAAGCATCGAGGCTCACCGGGTTGCAAGGATTTCTGCAGACTGAATTGTCAAAAATGGAGGGAAAAACCGTTGCTTCGGATGAGGCATTGCAAAAACGTTTGACTCAACTTGATCAGGCTCTGCGCAGCGCAGTAGAACAGACGGGAAATACCCTGGCCGCATACATAGGGGAACTGGAAGATCGCCTGATGCAAAAACGCTAATAATTTCGCACTTTTCATCTGACTCGCCAACAGGAAGTTTGCATGATCGTCAAAACATTGAGTTCCGCAATCATCGGCATCGATTCCTTCCCAGTTGAAGTTGAGGTAGATATAACCGCCGGCCTTCCCCAGTTTTCCACGGTTGGCCTGCCCGATGCTTCCGTCCGGGAAAGCAAGGATCGCATCAAGGCCGCGATCAACAATTCCGGCTATAAATTCCCTGCTCATCATGTCACCATCAATCTCGCCCCTGCCGACATAAAAAAAGAAGGCACCTCTTTCGACCTGCCGATCGCGATGGCGATACTGGCCGCGCAGGGGATGGTTTCCCTGGGGCCGCTTACGCAGTATCTTCTTATCGGCGAGCTTTCCCTCGATGGCAGCGTCAAAGGTGTGCATGGGGCTCTTTCCTCCGCTTTTACGGCACTCTCTCTCGGCGTTCGGGGCATAGTTCTCCCGAAAGAAAACGCCAGCGAAGCGGCGTTGGTCGAAGGAATCGATGTCATTCCGGTGGATCACCTCTCCGACGTTGTCGAATTTTTTGCAGAGCGCCGGGAAATCAATCCATTCCACGTCGATATCGAGGCGCTCTTCCGGCAAAACAGCGACTATCCATTTGATTTCAGTGATATTAAAGGACAAGAACAGGCCAAACGAGCAATCGAGGTTGCCACTGCTGGCGGGCATAACATCCTGATGATCGGTCCGCCCGGTTCGGGAAAAAGTATGCTTGCTCAGAGAATCGTTACCATAATTCCGGACTTTTCCTTGAGTGAGGCCATCGAAACAACGCAAATCTATTCCGTAGCGGGAATATTGGACCGAAAAGAGGCGCTGATCGCGACGAGGCCGTTTCGCGCAGTGCATCATACCATCTCCGACGCAGGATTGGTCGGCGGAGGCCATATCCCGCGACCGGGGGAGATAAGTCTGGCTCATCATGGGGTCCTTTTTCTCGACGAACTGCCCGAGTTCCGAAAAAACGTTCTGGAGACGCTGCGTCAACCCCTGGAGGACGGCAAAATAACCATAACGCGTTCAGCGCAAACGGCAACCTACCCTGCCCGCTTCGCGCTGGTTGCGTCGATGAATCCCTGTCCCTGCGGTTATTACGGTGACAGCAGCAATCGCTGTCATTGCACTCCGCAGCAGATCCGCCAGTACCAAGGTCGGGTATCCGGTCCTCTTCTCGACCGGATCGACATCCATATTGAGGTGCCCTCCGTCCGCTATCGCGATTTGACGGCGCGGGGAGCAGGAGAAGCCTCGTCGGCAATCAAAAACCGCATAGAAAAAGCCCGGGCGATTCAACAAAAGCGTTTTAGCGGGGAGCAAACCATCTGCAACGCCCGGATGAGCGAAGCCCAGATTCGCGCTTTTTGCCTGATTGACGATGAATCTCATAAACTTATCGAGATGGCGATCGACAAGCTGGGATTGAGCGCCCGCGCCTACACCAGGATACTGAAGGTAGCCAGAACTATTGCTGATCTTGACAACAGCGCTTGTCTAACCTCCTCCCATATTGCCGAGGCTATCCAGTATAGAAGTCTTGATCGCCATCTGATTTAGTGGTAAGGGTGTAACCGTAACCCTGTTATCACCGATATCAACTGAAATAAAAGGAGACTATCAATGGAAATAAAATTTGTTCAGGCTGTGCCTGAAAAAAGAAAGGCCAAACCACAGGACGAATCGCAGTTGGGATTTGGCAAGATCTTTACCGATCATTTTTTTACAATGACCTGGAGCAGCGGCCGCGGCTGGCACGATGGTGCAGTCGAACCGTATCGTCCGCTTCAACTTGACCCGACAGCCATGTGCCTGCATTATGGCCAGGAGATTTTCGAGGGGATGAAGGCCTATCGGGGAGAAAATGGCGGCGTTTTCCTTTTTCGGCCAGCGGAAAACATAAAACGGATGAACAACTCGGCGGAGAGACTCTGCATGCCGAAGATTGAGGAGCCTCTTTTTATGGAAGCGCTGGAAAAGCTGCTGGCGGCGGATAAAGACTGGATACCTCGTACGGAAGGATCCTCATTGTATATACGACCAACCATGATTGCCACCGAGCATGCCTTGGGGGTGCACCCGGCAAACGAGTATCTGTTCTTCATCATAATGAGCCCCGTCGGGGCCTATTATGCCGAGGGCTTCAGCCCGACGAAGATCTTCGTCACCGAGGATTACATTCGTTCGGCCCCCGGCGGAATCGGCAACTGCAAGGCAGCAGGGAATTACGCAGCCAGCCTCTACGCAGGGGAAATCGCAAAAAAAATGGGATATACGCAGGTGCTATGGCTCGATGCAATCGAACGGAAGTATGTAGAGGAAGTGGGAACAAGCAATATCTTCTTCGTAATCGATAACGAGTTGATAACCCCTCCCCTTTCGGGAAGCATCCTCCCCGGCGTTACCAGAAACTCGGTGCTTCAGCTTGCCAAAAGCTGGGGAATAAAGGTTTCCGAAAGACGGCTCTCGATGGATGAAATAATTAACGCAATCAATAACGGCAAGTTGCAGGAGGCTTTTGCCTCGGGAACAGCCGCTGTTGTTTCACCTGTCGGTTGGATTTACTACCGAAACAGGGAGTACGCCATTGCCGGTGGTAAAATTGGCGAACTTACCGCCCGGTTGTATAACGATATTCTCAATATCCAGTATGGGAATAAAGACGATGCCTTCGGTTGGCGCATTAAGATATTGGCTTAACTAAGAAAGCACAAAACAAACCCCTTGCGGGTAGCTTTCGCATGAATCAACAGCAGTGTGGAAAGGGTTGTTGATAAAAGTGTTGATAACTATCGCAACCATTCAAATGTTACTATTTTTTACCGGTTTGCATAAGGTTTAGGCAATAAATATGCTAAGTAATAACAGTATTTTAGAAAATTACAGCGCTATCCCTGATAGTTATGAGCCACCTTTTGGACCCGGCAGACTGCGAGGGTCCAAAGGGCTGTTCCGCGGATGCCGGCCTACATGGTCGTTTTTCCCCGGGACTCGCCCTTGCAAGCCCAGCACCCTTTTATTTATAGGTATTTTACTAACTGTTTTATGGTTGGGGTTGCCCTCTTTGGGTCACGCGGAATTTCGCACCGTCGAAGAATTGACCGCCCGGATTCAGGATGTTTACGAAAAGACAGGCGATTTGAAGGCTCATTTTATTCAGGAAGTAACCATCAAATCCATGAAAAAGACGGATCGTGAAGAAGGAACAGTCTGGATCAAGAACCCGAAAATGATGTATTGGGATTATACAAAGCCCAAAGTAAAGAAACTGATCATAGACTCTCGCAAAGCATGGCTTTATGTAGCAGAGGATCGGATGGCGTACCTCCAGAGCGCCGATGACGTTTACCGCTCACGACTCGCTGTAAAATTCCTGTCGGGAATCGGGAAGCTTTCTGAAGACTTTTCCGTTCGTTTTCCCAAGGATGGACATGCCGACATAAACGGGAATTATCTTCTGAAATTAACGGCGAAAGAAAAGGGAAACGGCATTGAGCGCATTGATTTGACGATCGACAAAAAAACCTTTCAGATCATTCAATGCCGTTTCGATGATGAATATGGCAATACCACCCGCCTCAACTTCACAAATATTCAAACTAATAAAGGCGTTTCCAGATCTTTTTTCACCTTTACGCCGCCTGCGGACGTTGAAATAGTCAAGATGCCATAGCTGATTTACGCTAACGAATCATCATTGCTTTGCTTGCATATAATAATAAAGAAGCGTACATAGATAGCGCGTACGTTTTTAATCATTGCGCGTTGCGCTACTTCTAGGCGTCATAAGACTATCTGTTGCTTAGGAGATTGATTAGACCAAGGAGGCTTTATCATGATAAAAATCGATCTCGCAGGATTTCACGATTTGTCCATTTCCCGGGAATGGCTGGAAACAGATGGCCGGGGGGGATATGCGACCAGCACGCTCGAAAATCGGCACACACGCAAATATCACGGGTTGTTTGTCGCCAATCTCCCCAAACCGGCAGGGCGCTGCGTTTTGCTGTCCAAGATAGAGGATTCATTAATCAACAGGCAGGAAGAACATTTTTTCACTTCCCATCTCTATCCGGGTCTTGTCTTCCCTCCTGAACACACGCCGCTTGCCGATTTTAGCTTCGATCATTTTCCCAGTTTCACCTACCGAATCGGCTCGATAACCATTAAGAAATCGCTA
The sequence above is drawn from the Syntrophobacterales bacterium genome and encodes:
- a CDS encoding PH domain-containing protein, translated to MVVGSALEKALFTVFFIGTAYLFWESLWRRVTIDENGLFLRRLLNQKKLPWEAITHVGGLTIKNKSYILLTTAVGFFIISNYYEKFNLLAEDLLSHVETDRVEDAARFLVEEKPVGVAGVALVWVAAVLLTGIIVLKMYPFIL
- the moaC gene encoding cyclic pyranopterin monophosphate synthase MoaC; the protein is MKELSHLDEKGQARMVDVTAKPATHRQATARGRVLMRPETAALIQEGGMPKGDVFSTARIAGIMAAKKTPELIPMCHPLEMTAIELSFLTDVSAGEIVIEAKAGMIGRTGIEMEVMTAVAVAALTIYDMCKAVDREIILTDIKLIRKEGGKSGVFVRPEAKA
- a CDS encoding glycosyltransferase; the encoded protein is MKNTVLKDDVLNKIHDLKKTDILVGIPSFNNAATIGHVVRAVQAGLSKYFPECKAVIVNSDGGSTDSTVKTVQDAAIDDFDSILLTHRKEPALKITTPYHGIPGKGSAFRTIFSVAELLQAKACIVVDSDLRSITPEWVELLVKPVLRGDFDFVAPLYHRHKYDGTITNSIVYPLTRALYGKQVRQPIGGDFGFSGELASFYLAKDVWDTDVARYGIDIWMTTTAIANDYRICQSFLGAKIHDAKDPGADLSAMLYQVVGAAFDLMEDYAKEWETVTASKPIPTFGFRYAVGLEPVSVNIQRMIERFRLGVRELVDIWGKFLPRKVIGYLLRVAELPEAEFSFSDEAWAGIIYSFALAAHTRMINREHLLKALTPLYIGRTASFVKETIESDAAEVEEKIEELCRLFERKKHILSENWQI
- a CDS encoding glycosyl transferase, coding for MADFCQNGVITTLQKLGNRSAGEIDLELKKVSDERKMVLLLPALFSEFKGPAMPKIIKELKGIDYLHRIVLSLDRADEAQFLQAKNMMASLPVEVRVIWHDGPRMKRLLGELASADFQMEIPGKGRSVWMSIGYILAHSDVYAIALHDCDIVNYQREIVSRLLYPVVHPGLDFEFSKGYYARVTDRLYGRVTRLFYTPLIQTLRRMLGYNAFIEYLGNFRYALSGEFAFDTHLAKGIRISPTWGLEVSMLSEVYQKTSVNRICQVEVIESYEHKHQKLDKAHATQGLIRMATDIGNALFRVLSEDGLVMSEAFFRTLLTAYMQESRIAIEKYNALALLNGLEYDRHQEVEAVEAFVTSLKMAMDEFVNDPVGCPMLAAWKRVWAAIPDFSDRLYAVVEEENR
- a CDS encoding HAD-IIB family hydrolase; this encodes MVRILIFTDLDGSLLNQEDYLYAEAVPTLEKIKAAGIPLVMVTSKTRTEVEHLQTKMNIADPFITENGGGIFFPDSLGMKNLAGGEKKGKYTFIRLGASYGNIRTFFVKAASRFAIRGFGDMKTAEIAELTGMSDIDVGRARRREFTEPFLAENDEDIREIERMARREGFKITKGGRFFHLLGAGQDKGVAVNRLIDIYRKDGMETALVTVGIGDSENDLPMLQQVDIPVLIPRPQQGFLNIELPGLVRAGEPGCRGWNSAVGAILNDLAGGDFPGKVFARP
- a CDS encoding YifB family Mg chelatase-like AAA ATPase, yielding MIVKTLSSAIIGIDSFPVEVEVDITAGLPQFSTVGLPDASVRESKDRIKAAINNSGYKFPAHHVTINLAPADIKKEGTSFDLPIAMAILAAQGMVSLGPLTQYLLIGELSLDGSVKGVHGALSSAFTALSLGVRGIVLPKENASEAALVEGIDVIPVDHLSDVVEFFAERREINPFHVDIEALFRQNSDYPFDFSDIKGQEQAKRAIEVATAGGHNILMIGPPGSGKSMLAQRIVTIIPDFSLSEAIETTQIYSVAGILDRKEALIATRPFRAVHHTISDAGLVGGGHIPRPGEISLAHHGVLFLDELPEFRKNVLETLRQPLEDGKITITRSAQTATYPARFALVASMNPCPCGYYGDSSNRCHCTPQQIRQYQGRVSGPLLDRIDIHIEVPSVRYRDLTARGAGEASSAIKNRIEKARAIQQKRFSGEQTICNARMSEAQIRAFCLIDDESHKLIEMAIDKLGLSARAYTRILKVARTIADLDNSACLTSSHIAEAIQYRSLDRHLI
- a CDS encoding branched-chain amino acid aminotransferase; protein product: MEIKFVQAVPEKRKAKPQDESQLGFGKIFTDHFFTMTWSSGRGWHDGAVEPYRPLQLDPTAMCLHYGQEIFEGMKAYRGENGGVFLFRPAENIKRMNNSAERLCMPKIEEPLFMEALEKLLAADKDWIPRTEGSSLYIRPTMIATEHALGVHPANEYLFFIIMSPVGAYYAEGFSPTKIFVTEDYIRSAPGGIGNCKAAGNYAASLYAGEIAKKMGYTQVLWLDAIERKYVEEVGTSNIFFVIDNELITPPLSGSILPGVTRNSVLQLAKSWGIKVSERRLSMDEIINAINNGKLQEAFASGTAAVVSPVGWIYYRNREYAIAGGKIGELTARLYNDILNIQYGNKDDAFGWRIKILA
- a CDS encoding outer membrane lipoprotein carrier protein LolA; amino-acid sequence: MGHAEFRTVEELTARIQDVYEKTGDLKAHFIQEVTIKSMKKTDREEGTVWIKNPKMMYWDYTKPKVKKLIIDSRKAWLYVAEDRMAYLQSADDVYRSRLAVKFLSGIGKLSEDFSVRFPKDGHADINGNYLLKLTAKEKGNGIERIDLTIDKKTFQIIQCRFDDEYGNTTRLNFTNIQTNKGVSRSFFTFTPPADVEIVKMP